A portion of the Calothrix sp. 336/3 genome contains these proteins:
- a CDS encoding SDR family oxidoreductase, protein MVNTQQPIQTNKESEMSPRPAAERRAYQGSGKLQDKVALITGGDSGIGRAVAVMYAKEGADVVIMYLKEDDDAQETKQLVEKEGRRCLSIAGDVGDENFCRQAVERTVKEFGHLDILVNNAAEQHLQPSLEEISAEQLERTFRTNIFSMFYLSKAALPHLKEGSTIINTTSVTAYEGSPQLLDYSATKGAIVAFTRSLSQSLIDKHIRVNGVAPGPIWTPLITSTFPEEKITKHGSNVPMQRVGQPDEVAPCYVFLASDDSSYIAGQILHPNGGKIVNG, encoded by the coding sequence ATGGTTAATACGCAACAACCCATACAAACGAACAAAGAATCGGAAATGTCCCCCAGACCTGCGGCGGAACGTCGTGCTTATCAAGGTAGTGGTAAGTTGCAGGATAAGGTGGCATTGATTACTGGTGGTGATAGCGGGATTGGTCGTGCTGTAGCTGTCATGTATGCCAAAGAAGGTGCGGATGTGGTAATTATGTATCTAAAAGAGGACGATGATGCTCAGGAAACTAAACAGTTAGTGGAAAAAGAGGGTCGCCGTTGTCTTTCAATTGCTGGTGATGTGGGGGATGAAAACTTTTGTAGGCAAGCTGTAGAGCGAACTGTAAAAGAGTTTGGGCATCTGGATATATTGGTGAATAATGCTGCCGAGCAACATCTTCAACCGAGTTTGGAAGAGATTAGCGCTGAGCAGTTGGAACGGACTTTCCGCACGAATATTTTTTCGATGTTTTATTTAAGCAAAGCGGCTTTACCTCACCTGAAGGAAGGTAGCACTATTATTAATACGACTTCAGTTACAGCCTATGAAGGTAGCCCGCAATTACTAGACTATTCGGCAACCAAGGGCGCAATTGTTGCTTTTACCCGTTCTTTGTCCCAGTCACTGATTGACAAACATATTCGTGTTAACGGGGTGGCACCGGGACCAATTTGGACTCCTTTGATTACTTCGACTTTCCCGGAAGAAAAAATCACTAAACACGGTAGTAATGTGCCCATGCAACGTGTTGGACAACCTGATGAGGTAGCTCCTTGTTATGTGTTTTTAGCGTCGGACGACTCATCCTATATTGCGGGTCAGATTCTTCATCCCAATGGTGGCAAAATCGTTAATGGGTAA